The stretch of DNA AACTAGATCGGCAGATGTTCTTCGAGTAGGTCGATAATCGCGTCGTCGTCTGGCTCGGTGCGGGGGCGGAAACGACCAAGTACTTCGCCAGTCGGGCTGACAAGGAATTTCTCAAAATTCCACTGCACGTCACCAGCTTCGCCGTCCGGGTCGCTCGACTGAGTGAGGAATTGGTACAGAGGGTGCGCGTTCGGGCCGTTCACGTCAGCTTTAGTCAGCATCGGGAAATCTACCGAGAACCGAGTAGAACAAAACTGCGCGATGTCTGCATCTGTACCCGGCTCCTGCGCACCGAACTGGTTGCAGGGCATGCCAATAACGAAGAAGCCTCGGGGGGCATAGTCGTCGAAAAGCTGCTGCAGTTGTTCGTATTGGCCGGTGAGCCCGCATTCCGACGCAGTGTTGACGATGAGCAAGACATGGCCTGCCCAGTCGGCCATCGTGGTGTCTCGGCCGTCGATGGTGGTCACGGGAATGTCAAAGAAGTTCATGTGACCATGATAGTGAGCTACAGAAAAGCCCGGTAGTCTTTCGGTTCGGCGCCGACTTCCAAGGCACGATCGACAGCTTTCTTGAAGTCGGCGACCGTCTTTTTGTCTTCGAGGTTTCGTGCGGAAACCGACAAGCGGACCACGCGCCCGCGGGCAGCATTGCGCTCCACCGCCTTGATGATATTGCGTCGCCACCACTTGGCCGCACCATAGCCCTCGCCAAACGACAAGTTACGTGTTTGGGTAAAAGCTCCCGTGCGCAGGTTATATACGCCTCGCGTTGAAGATGCCAGCACAAAATTGAACTCCGGCAAGACTTCCAATGTTCCAGCGGACAACTGCCACCGTGGAGGCGCGAACAGATCGGTGTCAAACCCCAATTTGTGCATCTGTCGAGTGGCTCCAGTTAGCCTCAGCCTAGCCTCATGAGCCTCCAAGGTCGCAAACTCTGCGCGCCGGCCCTTCACTGGTTGATCGAAGCCATTCAAAATGATTGCGCGCCCAGCTGCGCGCTGCTCGCCCAACCACGCAGAAGTTTCGGCGTCCTTTGCCAAATGCCAGTTACCATCGATATGGGGTGCGACCAGCAAAGAACTGGGGACCTCAAGGCTGTCGAGGTGGT from Corynebacterium epidermidicanis encodes:
- a CDS encoding glutathione peroxidase translates to MNFFDIPVTTIDGRDTTMADWAGHVLLIVNTASECGLTGQYEQLQQLFDDYAPRGFFVIGMPCNQFGAQEPGTDADIAQFCSTRFSVDFPMLTKADVNGPNAHPLYQFLTQSSDPDGEAGDVQWNFEKFLVSPTGEVLGRFRPRTEPDDDAIIDLLEEHLPI
- a CDS encoding DUF2334 domain-containing protein, which encodes MRGTLLVSISSIFDATRSDAISLINHLDSLEVPSSLLVAPHIDGNWHLAKDAETSAWLGEQRAAGRAIILNGFDQPVKGRRAEFATLEAHEARLRLTGATRQMHKLGFDTDLFAPPRWQLSAGTLEVLPEFNFVLASSTRGVYNLRTGAFTQTRNLSFGEGYGAAKWWRRNIIKAVERNAARGRVVRLSVSARNLEDKKTVADFKKAVDRALEVGAEPKDYRAFL